Proteins from one Halococcus sediminicola genomic window:
- a CDS encoding ABC transporter permease, which produces MSVADYATRNRLTVGVAGIVAAVLLVGGAATLFEFPGDELLTVGAFQRTLQAAMPIALAAIGGLYAEKSGVFNIGLEGFMIFGALVGAAVPWLLTGGGSISQADLWVGIIAAILVCSVLAVAFAVLTVTYEANQIVAGLAVWFIGLGFGPFTATVIWGGVSSPTLPSIDNLTVPLLSSIPVLGRLLFDSSPLVLLTILLTIAAWVVLYRTRYGYWVQAAGENPSALDTAGVDVTRVRYATVVFSGAMAGLAGATLSIGIGNGFTGTGATLVDGRGWIAIVAYLFGNYNPIGTLLASLLFGAMDMLQIQLQTIGISLPGSITGLFPYVAVLVVLTFIGYTRVPAAVGEPYDTEE; this is translated from the coding sequence ATGAGTGTCGCTGACTACGCGACCCGAAACCGGCTCACCGTCGGCGTCGCCGGCATCGTCGCCGCTGTATTACTCGTTGGGGGAGCCGCGACGCTATTCGAGTTTCCGGGTGATGAGCTGTTGACTGTCGGTGCGTTCCAGCGGACGCTGCAGGCCGCGATGCCCATCGCGCTCGCGGCCATCGGCGGCCTGTACGCCGAAAAAAGCGGCGTGTTCAACATCGGGCTGGAGGGGTTCATGATATTCGGCGCGCTCGTCGGTGCCGCGGTCCCGTGGCTGCTCACCGGCGGTGGGTCGATCAGTCAAGCCGATCTCTGGGTCGGTATCATCGCGGCCATCCTCGTCTGTTCGGTGCTGGCCGTGGCCTTCGCCGTGCTCACAGTGACATACGAGGCGAACCAGATCGTCGCGGGATTGGCGGTCTGGTTCATCGGCCTCGGCTTCGGGCCGTTCACCGCGACCGTCATCTGGGGTGGCGTGTCCAGCCCGACGCTTCCCAGTATCGACAACCTCACCGTCCCCCTGCTCTCTTCGATACCTGTACTCGGTCGGCTACTCTTCGATTCCTCACCGCTGGTGTTGCTCACTATCCTGTTGACCATCGCCGCGTGGGTCGTACTCTATCGAACCCGGTATGGCTACTGGGTGCAAGCGGCCGGCGAGAACCCGAGCGCCCTCGACACCGCGGGCGTCGACGTGACCCGCGTCCGTTATGCTACGGTGGTGTTTTCCGGTGCGATGGCCGGATTGGCTGGCGCGACGCTCTCTATCGGTATCGGAAACGGGTTCACCGGCACCGGTGCGACGCTCGTCGACGGTCGGGGCTGGATCGCCATCGTGGCGTATCTCTTCGGGAACTACAACCCCATCGGGACCCTCCTCGCCTCGCTACTGTTCGGCGCGATGGACATGCTCCAGATTCAGCTCCAGACCATCGGCATCTCGCTGCCGGGAAGCATTACAGGACTGTTCCCCTACGTGGCCGTCCTCGTGGTGCTCACGTTCATCGGCTACACGCGGGTTCCCGCCGCCGTCGGCGAGCCATACGACACCGAGGAGTAG
- a CDS encoding multicopper oxidase domain-containing protein, translating to MTDRDRHSQTEDTELGLSRRRLLRTGAAVGIAGTLPQISVRAAAQSVPASPDLDKFVQPLSIPEIREPDGTRNGADAYRISREEFTQNLHPDLPETTVWGFDGTYPGPLIEAQRGEPITVHFDDSGLPTEHMFKVVKSIPGTTAENHPQYGKDVSVPEVRAVTHFHGLEVEPENDGQSMMWTSPEGVVGPGFVNEWQRLPMDQARTTSTYHDHTLGIVRLNAYAGLLGMYTIQSQADEDLNLPSGEYDIPLLLQDKTFNSDGSLYYPDEFVPSFVGDTAVINGGVWPYMEVEPRRYRFRLVNGANHRTFSLKLENESGQGVPMMYQFAPGHGFLESVVPIGPNGDLSSLVIQPFERGEVIVDFSDYAGETLTLTNNAELPYEGNNSGSDLSELMQFQVANPTEEPADRSANPTSLNLPFSRKYDENDASVTREMTLDLTYNQEVGSIKHTLNGYGFVESVDDDEKGIVKPQLGATEIWKLSNTTNGAHPIHLHLVTFRVIGRGPDGTEPPDPNERGHKDTVRVEPNETVRILTRFDGYTGHFPWHCHMLEHEDYEMMLRFVVQDGGDSDGPPVIGDSDSAPTDPDGDGLYEDLDGDGEVTDVDGELFFEHIDDPEMQNNAEYFDFNGNGRLDFDDVVEWRKKNNN from the coding sequence ATGACAGACAGAGACCGCCATAGCCAGACAGAGGACACAGAACTGGGACTCTCTAGACGGCGCCTGCTTCGAACCGGCGCAGCCGTAGGGATCGCTGGGACGCTCCCGCAGATCTCCGTCAGAGCGGCCGCACAATCGGTCCCCGCTTCCCCCGACCTCGATAAGTTCGTACAACCGCTTTCCATTCCGGAAATTAGGGAGCCTGACGGCACGAGAAACGGAGCCGACGCCTACCGAATTTCGCGGGAGGAGTTCACTCAGAATCTACATCCAGACCTCCCGGAAACCACGGTTTGGGGCTTTGACGGCACGTACCCCGGACCGCTCATCGAAGCGCAGCGGGGCGAGCCGATAACGGTCCACTTCGACGATAGCGGGCTGCCGACCGAACACATGTTCAAGGTCGTCAAGTCAATCCCCGGAACGACGGCCGAGAACCATCCTCAATACGGGAAGGACGTTTCCGTCCCAGAAGTCCGGGCAGTAACCCACTTCCACGGACTCGAAGTCGAGCCTGAGAACGACGGCCAGTCCATGATGTGGACGTCGCCCGAGGGCGTCGTAGGTCCAGGATTCGTCAACGAGTGGCAACGGCTTCCGATGGATCAGGCCAGAACGACCTCGACGTACCACGACCACACGCTCGGCATCGTCCGGCTCAACGCGTACGCCGGGCTGCTCGGCATGTACACGATTCAGAGCCAAGCAGACGAAGACCTCAATCTCCCAAGTGGCGAGTACGACATACCACTTCTTTTACAAGATAAGACGTTCAATTCGGATGGCTCGTTGTACTACCCCGACGAGTTTGTTCCGAGTTTCGTCGGCGATACCGCAGTTATCAACGGTGGCGTGTGGCCGTACATGGAGGTCGAACCCCGACGATACCGTTTTCGACTCGTCAACGGCGCGAACCACCGGACGTTCAGCCTCAAACTCGAAAACGAGTCGGGCCAAGGTGTCCCAATGATGTACCAGTTCGCCCCTGGCCACGGATTTCTGGAATCAGTGGTTCCGATCGGTCCGAATGGGGATCTCAGTTCGCTCGTCATCCAGCCATTTGAGCGCGGCGAAGTCATCGTCGATTTCTCCGATTACGCAGGAGAAACACTCACCCTTACTAATAACGCCGAATTGCCCTACGAAGGGAACAACTCGGGAAGCGATCTGAGCGAACTTATGCAGTTCCAAGTTGCCAACCCGACCGAGGAACCGGCGGACAGGAGCGCGAACCCGACGAGTTTGAACCTGCCGTTCTCTCGCAAATACGACGAGAACGATGCGAGCGTGACGCGGGAGATGACGCTCGATCTGACCTACAATCAAGAAGTAGGGTCGATCAAACATACGTTGAACGGATATGGGTTCGTCGAATCTGTCGATGACGACGAGAAAGGGATCGTGAAACCGCAACTCGGCGCGACCGAGATCTGGAAGCTATCCAATACGACCAACGGAGCACATCCGATCCACCTCCACTTAGTTACGTTCAGAGTGATCGGGCGCGGACCGGACGGAACCGAACCTCCTGACCCGAATGAACGAGGGCACAAGGACACCGTTCGGGTCGAGCCGAATGAAACAGTACGAATCCTCACACGCTTCGATGGATATACTGGACATTTCCCCTGGCATTGCCACATGCTTGAACACGAAGACTACGAGATGATGCTCCGCTTTGTCGTGCAGGACGGCGGCGATAGCGATGGCCCACCGGTGATCGGTGATTCGGATTCCGCGCCGACCGATCCGGACGGCGATGGACTCTACGAGGACCTCGACGGTGACGGCGAAGTGACCGACGTCGACGGGGAACTGTTCTTCGAACACATCGACGACCCTGAGATGCAGAACAACGCCGAGTACTTCGACTTCAACGGCAACGGCCGCCTCGACTTTGACGATGTCGTCGAATGGCGCAAAAAGAACAACAACTAA
- a CDS encoding ThuA domain-containing protein yields the protein MGDSAIGSDPAILVFSATTEFRHNSIPEGNQAIQELATEIGNENDVDFTVNVIESDASQFPANAGELSQYDLVVWNSTTGDVLNDDQQAAFKQYIQSGGGYMGIHAAADTEYDWEWYGGLVGAYFSSHPSVQEAEVHVTDRTHPSTSHLPAVWTRTDEWYDYQENPRGDVHVLAALDESTYENEGMDGIDHPIAWAQYYDGARSFYTGGGHTDDSYDSRRFRQHLKGGMMWAAGYIGGGASGTVWDNYEKIPLDTDTQNPAMVDIASDGRVFYIERGDFGGGEETPAEVIMIDQENDNEISTVLDLTVYAGQEDGLLGILLDSDFENTGWVYLYYSPTNDEIDGPHNRLSRFTMEGDTIDPDSEVEILRVPTQRETCCHTGGDMHWGPGGEQLYLTTGDDTNPFESSGYAPIDERDGRKNYDSQRTAANTNDLRGKILRIIPQEDGSYTVPDSNLFPGDSSGGGGSDSDAIEPGTTIELGGEISGWIGEAPSSIEGETNPTLTLQEGATYTVAFENLDGAPHDFYMLDENESELVGTELVTGQGGTASVEFEATAEMVQYYCSVHPFQMRGDVAIEESDSGGGGGNVKPEIYTMGNRNPYRAAVDQETGTLYWGDYGPDAGSWNAERGPLGIVEFNQADEPGFYGWPYFVGPSIPYIDYDFETEESGDPFDPDNPVNKSPNNDGLTDLPSSQEAMIYYSGASWEDLLDAPEYAQEYLPDEPPFPQLQGGAPMAGPVFRYQDDYDSDVSLPESFDGKFFIMEWNENWIKYVSFDDDGNVTEIDPFLPDMEFLRPMDMKVGPDGALYLIEWGSGFGGPNNDSGVYRIEHSDDGDSDGPPVIGDSDSAPTDPDGDGLYEDLDGDGEVTDVDGELFFEHIDDPEMQNNAEYFDFNGNDRLDFDDIVEWRKKKNS from the coding sequence ATGGGTGACTCTGCGATCGGCTCGGACCCTGCAATATTGGTATTCTCGGCGACTACGGAGTTTCGGCATAATTCTATTCCTGAGGGTAATCAGGCGATTCAGGAACTCGCTACCGAAATCGGAAACGAAAACGATGTCGACTTTACGGTCAACGTCATCGAGAGCGACGCCTCACAGTTCCCCGCCAATGCGGGTGAGCTGTCTCAGTATGATCTGGTGGTCTGGAACAGCACCACCGGTGATGTCTTAAATGACGACCAGCAGGCCGCCTTCAAGCAGTATATCCAGTCCGGCGGCGGGTACATGGGTATCCACGCCGCCGCTGACACCGAATACGACTGGGAGTGGTACGGCGGTCTCGTTGGCGCGTATTTCAGCAGTCACCCCTCGGTCCAGGAGGCCGAAGTGCATGTGACAGATCGGACCCATCCTTCGACGAGTCACCTCCCAGCCGTCTGGACACGAACCGATGAGTGGTACGACTACCAAGAAAATCCCCGTGGAGACGTTCACGTCCTTGCCGCTCTCGACGAGAGCACCTACGAGAACGAAGGTATGGACGGAATTGACCATCCAATCGCCTGGGCGCAATACTACGACGGCGCACGCTCATTCTACACCGGCGGTGGTCACACCGACGACAGTTACGATAGCCGGCGTTTCCGTCAACACCTCAAGGGCGGGATGATGTGGGCGGCGGGCTACATCGGTGGCGGCGCGTCGGGCACCGTCTGGGACAACTACGAGAAAATCCCCCTCGACACCGATACCCAAAATCCCGCGATGGTCGATATCGCTTCGGATGGACGTGTCTTCTATATCGAGCGTGGTGACTTCGGCGGCGGTGAGGAAACTCCCGCCGAAGTAATCATGATTGATCAGGAAAACGACAACGAAATCTCTACGGTCCTCGACCTCACTGTCTACGCTGGCCAAGAAGACGGTCTCTTAGGAATTCTGCTCGATTCGGACTTCGAAAACACCGGATGGGTGTATCTCTACTATTCGCCGACCAACGACGAGATTGACGGGCCTCACAATCGCCTCTCGCGATTTACGATGGAGGGTGATACGATAGATCCCGACTCGGAGGTCGAGATTCTGCGGGTTCCCACTCAGCGCGAGACGTGCTGTCACACCGGTGGGGACATGCACTGGGGCCCCGGTGGCGAGCAGCTCTACCTCACCACCGGCGACGATACCAATCCGTTCGAATCGAGTGGGTATGCCCCGATTGACGAGCGCGACGGGCGGAAAAACTATGATAGCCAGCGTACGGCTGCTAACACCAACGATCTTCGGGGAAAAATCCTGCGAATCATCCCTCAGGAGGACGGCAGCTATACCGTTCCCGACAGCAACCTCTTCCCTGGCGACAGCAGCGGCGGTGGCGGTAGTGACAGCGACGCCATCGAGCCGGGAACGACGATTGAGCTAGGCGGAGAAATCAGCGGATGGATCGGCGAAGCGCCGAGTTCGATCGAGGGTGAGACCAATCCGACGCTCACACTACAAGAAGGCGCAACCTACACAGTCGCCTTCGAGAACCTCGACGGCGCACCCCACGACTTCTACATGCTCGATGAGAACGAGAGCGAGCTCGTCGGCACCGAACTCGTGACCGGGCAGGGCGGGACGGCCTCGGTCGAGTTCGAGGCGACGGCCGAAATGGTACAATACTACTGTTCGGTCCATCCGTTCCAGATGCGCGGTGACGTTGCGATTGAGGAAAGCGACAGCGGTGGCGGCGGTGGCAATGTCAAGCCCGAGATCTACACGATGGGCAACCGCAACCCCTATCGGGCGGCGGTCGATCAGGAAACGGGCACGCTCTACTGGGGTGACTACGGTCCCGATGCCGGCAGTTGGAACGCCGAGCGCGGCCCGCTGGGGATCGTCGAGTTCAACCAAGCTGACGAACCCGGCTTCTATGGCTGGCCGTACTTCGTTGGCCCCAGCATTCCGTATATCGACTACGACTTCGAGACCGAAGAATCAGGCGACCCCTTCGACCCCGACAATCCAGTGAACAAGTCGCCGAACAACGACGGCCTCACTGATTTGCCTTCATCTCAGGAGGCGATGATATACTACTCTGGAGCCTCCTGGGAGGATCTCTTAGACGCTCCTGAGTACGCTCAAGAATACCTCCCTGACGAACCACCCTTCCCGCAACTACAGGGCGGCGCGCCGATGGCAGGACCGGTCTTCCGCTACCAGGACGATTACGACTCCGATGTCTCGCTACCAGAATCGTTCGACGGGAAGTTCTTCATAATGGAGTGGAACGAGAACTGGATCAAGTACGTCTCCTTCGACGACGACGGCAACGTCACCGAGATCGATCCATTTTTGCCGGACATGGAATTCCTTCGTCCGATGGACATGAAGGTCGGTCCCGACGGCGCGCTATACCTCATCGAATGGGGAAGCGGCTTCGGCGGCCCGAACAACGATTCAGGGGTTTACCGCATTGAGCATTCGGACGACGGCGATAGCGATGGCCCACCGGTGATCGGTGATTCGGATTCCGCGCCGACCGATCCGGACGGCGATGGACTCTACGAGGACCTCGACGGTGACGGCGAAGTGACCGACGTCGACGGGGAACTGTTCTTCGAACACATCGACGACCCTGAGATGCAGAACAACGCCGAGTACTTCGACTTCAACGGCAACGACCGCCTCGACTTCGACGATATCGTCGAATGGCGTAAAAAGAAAAACAGCTAA
- a CDS encoding family 16 glycoside hydrolase, producing MASLTGMPAGAQSTDDEWIQLFNGENLNGWMPKFTGQPTGENYNDTFTVEDGLLTVAYDDYNEWDGTFGHLFYDEEFSHYILRAEYRFVDDQVSGAPSWAYRNNGLMIHGQTPEEMALDQDFPDSIEVQLLGESEGSDAERTTANVCTPGTDIFMNGGIHNQHCTNSNSDTYRGDQWVTATLVVRGNEAIRHIVEDDGVVLSYTNPQLDNGTPLEDGTISIQSESHPTQFRSIELKPIDPDSPIGTGDPTDTSPIWSSYTKTELASDLDAPMAIDIAPDGHVFFSTRGNVNGGTGTVKMIDPDTTEITTILELDVYISGEDGLQGLVLDPDFEENGWLYLYYSAPFGETDEDPHKKLSRFTVEGDTIDPSSEIEMLRVPAAPDPLAHVGGDLEFGPDGNLYLSVGDDTSPFESGGYTPIDERDGRIGFDAQRSAGNTNDLRGSILRITPQEDGGYTVPDGNLFTGDEYAEARANDLVKTEIYVMGCRNPFRMGIDHETGVLYWGDYGPDSRGWDAERGPPGIVEFNRAAEPGFYGWPYFVGPNLPYIDGEFVDADNSRGYTFESSGEPFDLQNPINESVNNDGLAELPAAQEPVIWYTYSWSALLNSPPEYAQEYLPEEPPYPEFEGGSPMSGPVYNAENYSGDDALVQYFDNKHFIAEWSAGWIRYVSYDDNGEVLDIEPFMPNETFLRPMVMTIGPDGALYLLEWGSGYGAPNNDSGIYQITGGAAAVVSLNLDSSTLGQDESTVATVTVENTSSSELSDVEVSLTSNTDQIEISGTSGTSIDSIAVGEDQPVEFDISAISDASPGSYTLNAEATFTYDGEEEETSASTTVTVFGGEPLERGLEAHFTFDNDMPVNEVTGTDATISGDVTTGAEGIVGNAYEFDINQATDVTFGPNEGEADDGVMTEPLPLNGEGATAGAWINYTEHESYARAPFQIGGSLSNGPANGWDLEFANQSQAIVPQLWNNGNTGVGGGGSAIEVDPETWYFVVMVVNGGDTKIHVFDQENELNSSPQTWTGGSRSRSESEPMSIGVGQGFDMAGRVDELWAYSRALPESEVDQLYTQSLESDSGDGPPAIGDSDSVPTDPDGDGLYEDLNGDGEVTDADAELFFEHIDDPEMQNNVEAFDFNGNGRLDFDDIVEWRKKKNS from the coding sequence GTGGCCAGTTTAACCGGCATGCCTGCCGGAGCACAGTCTACCGACGACGAGTGGATTCAACTGTTCAACGGCGAGAATCTCAACGGCTGGATGCCCAAGTTCACAGGACAGCCTACCGGCGAAAACTACAACGACACTTTCACTGTCGAAGACGGGCTGCTTACGGTCGCTTACGACGATTACAATGAGTGGGACGGCACCTTCGGCCATCTCTTTTACGACGAGGAGTTCTCTCATTACATTCTCCGCGCCGAGTATCGCTTTGTCGACGATCAGGTTTCTGGAGCTCCTAGCTGGGCTTACAGGAATAACGGTCTGATGATCCACGGCCAGACGCCCGAAGAAATGGCACTCGATCAGGACTTCCCCGACTCCATCGAAGTGCAGTTGCTCGGCGAATCGGAAGGCAGTGATGCTGAACGCACCACCGCCAATGTCTGTACCCCGGGCACCGATATCTTCATGAACGGTGGAATACACAATCAACATTGCACCAATTCGAACTCGGATACCTATCGCGGGGACCAATGGGTAACCGCTACGCTTGTTGTTCGTGGCAACGAGGCAATCCGCCACATCGTCGAGGATGACGGAGTGGTCCTGAGCTACACGAACCCCCAACTGGATAACGGTACCCCACTTGAAGACGGCACCATTTCCATCCAATCCGAGAGCCACCCCACCCAGTTCCGATCGATTGAGCTGAAGCCAATCGATCCAGATTCGCCCATTGGAACCGGCGACCCGACCGATACCAGCCCCATCTGGAGTAGCTACACGAAGACGGAACTGGCATCCGACCTAGACGCGCCGATGGCGATTGACATCGCGCCCGACGGTCACGTCTTTTTCAGTACTCGTGGCAACGTCAACGGAGGCACCGGAACGGTCAAGATGATCGACCCTGACACCACCGAGATCACGACCATTCTCGAACTTGACGTCTACATTAGCGGTGAGGACGGCTTACAGGGACTCGTTCTTGACCCAGACTTCGAGGAGAACGGCTGGCTGTACCTGTACTACTCCGCACCGTTCGGCGAGACCGATGAGGATCCCCACAAGAAGCTGTCTCGGTTCACGGTCGAAGGGGACACGATCGATCCATCATCGGAGATCGAAATGCTCAGAGTACCGGCCGCACCCGATCCGTTGGCTCACGTCGGCGGCGACCTGGAGTTCGGCCCAGATGGGAATCTCTACCTCTCGGTCGGTGACGACACTAGCCCGTTCGAATCGGGCGGCTACACGCCGATCGACGAGCGCGACGGCCGAATCGGGTTCGACGCCCAGCGCTCGGCGGGCAACACCAACGATCTCCGAGGGAGCATCTTACGAATCACACCTCAGGAAGACGGTGGCTACACCGTGCCCGATGGAAACCTCTTTACTGGCGATGAGTACGCCGAAGCGCGAGCGAACGATCTCGTCAAAACCGAGATCTACGTGATGGGCTGTCGCAACCCCTTCCGAATGGGTATCGATCACGAGACCGGCGTGCTGTACTGGGGCGATTACGGACCTGACTCGCGTGGATGGGATGCCGAACGCGGCCCGCCCGGAATCGTCGAGTTTAACCGGGCCGCTGAGCCTGGGTTCTACGGGTGGCCGTACTTTGTCGGCCCCAATCTCCCCTACATCGACGGAGAGTTCGTGGACGCGGACAACAGCCGGGGCTATACTTTCGAGTCGTCGGGCGAACCGTTCGACCTGCAGAACCCCATCAACGAGTCGGTGAACAATGACGGACTGGCAGAACTTCCGGCCGCTCAGGAGCCGGTGATCTGGTATACGTACTCATGGAGCGCGCTCCTCAACTCGCCGCCCGAGTACGCCCAGGAGTACCTCCCTGAGGAACCCCCGTACCCCGAATTCGAAGGCGGGTCGCCAATGAGCGGTCCGGTATACAACGCTGAGAACTACTCGGGCGACGACGCACTGGTGCAGTACTTCGACAATAAGCACTTCATTGCAGAGTGGTCCGCCGGCTGGATCAGGTATGTCTCCTACGACGACAACGGGGAGGTGCTCGATATCGAGCCATTCATGCCGAATGAAACGTTCCTCCGGCCGATGGTTATGACCATTGGACCAGATGGCGCGCTCTACCTCCTTGAGTGGGGCAGCGGATACGGCGCCCCCAACAACGACTCGGGAATCTATCAGATCACCGGCGGCGCGGCTGCGGTGGTCTCGCTAAACCTCGATAGCAGCACGCTGGGCCAAGACGAGTCGACGGTGGCCACCGTCACAGTCGAGAACACCTCCAGCAGCGAACTGTCCGACGTGGAAGTGTCGCTGACCTCCAACACCGATCAGATCGAGATCAGTGGCACTTCCGGAACGAGCATCGACTCGATCGCGGTCGGCGAGGACCAGCCGGTCGAATTCGACATCTCGGCCATCAGCGACGCCTCGCCGGGGAGCTACACCCTGAACGCTGAGGCGACGTTCACCTACGATGGCGAAGAGGAAGAAACCAGCGCGAGCACAACGGTCACCGTCTTCGGTGGCGAACCTCTCGAACGGGGGTTGGAGGCGCACTTCACGTTCGACAACGACATGCCGGTCAACGAGGTCACGGGCACCGATGCGACGATCAGCGGCGACGTGACCACCGGCGCGGAGGGTATCGTTGGTAACGCCTACGAGTTCGACATTAATCAGGCGACGGACGTCACGTTCGGCCCCAATGAGGGCGAGGCTGACGACGGCGTGATGACTGAGCCCTTGCCGCTCAACGGCGAGGGCGCGACCGCCGGCGCGTGGATCAACTACACCGAACACGAATCGTATGCGCGTGCGCCATTCCAGATCGGCGGATCCCTCTCAAACGGGCCGGCAAACGGGTGGGATCTGGAGTTCGCCAACCAGAGCCAGGCGATTGTTCCACAGCTCTGGAACAATGGCAACACCGGCGTCGGGGGCGGCGGCTCAGCGATCGAGGTTGATCCGGAGACGTGGTACTTCGTGGTGATGGTCGTCAACGGCGGCGATACCAAGATTCACGTGTTCGATCAGGAGAACGAACTCAATTCTTCCCCCCAGACCTGGACCGGTGGCTCGCGCAGCCGGTCGGAGAGCGAGCCGATGAGCATCGGCGTCGGGCAGGGATTCGACATGGCCGGCCGCGTCGACGAACTGTGGGCATACTCGCGCGCACTCCCCGAGAGTGAAGTCGATCAACTCTACACGCAGTCACTCGAGAGCGACAGTGGCGATGGCCCACCGGCGATCGGCGATTCGGATTCCGTGCCGACCGATCCGGACGGCGACGGGCTCTACGAGGACCTCAATGGCGACGGTGAAGTGACTGACGCCGACGCGGAGTTGTTCTTTGAGCACATCGACGACCCCGAGATGCAGAACAACGTCGAGGCGTTCGACTTTAACGGGAACGGCCGTCTCGACTTCGACGACATCGTCGAATGGCGCAAAAAGAAAAACAGCTAA
- a CDS encoding UbiA family prenyltransferase: protein MDESRFRERLVAYAALVRVPNLFSAPPDVLLGGALVAATAATVSLPSLAGLAGASVLLYAGGTTLNDYFDAGVDARERPERPIPSGDVSRRAAGALGATLLLGGVLVAFAVAGVRSGALAAALATVITLYDSVLKGGPAGFLAMGSVRGLNILLGTTAAGAFALSTWQLTIPVVIALYIALVTYMAANEATTTNRGAVAGAAAGVLLAALAVLAVVVIRPALTQSAFALAFAGGFLAWTGRALGPAYANPRPGTVGPAVGACILGLVILDSAFAALAGIGWALATLVFLVPAYGLSHLFDVS from the coding sequence GTGGACGAGTCACGTTTTCGAGAACGGCTCGTGGCCTATGCGGCGCTGGTACGCGTGCCCAATCTCTTCAGTGCACCACCCGATGTTCTTCTCGGTGGCGCGCTGGTTGCAGCCACGGCGGCGACGGTCTCGCTACCGTCACTCGCCGGTCTCGCGGGCGCGTCGGTACTGCTGTACGCTGGCGGCACGACGCTGAACGACTACTTCGATGCAGGAGTTGACGCGCGCGAGCGCCCCGAGCGACCGATTCCCTCCGGAGACGTGTCGCGGCGGGCGGCGGGCGCACTCGGTGCGACATTGCTGCTCGGTGGCGTTCTCGTCGCGTTTGCGGTGGCCGGCGTGCGTTCCGGCGCGCTCGCGGCGGCGCTTGCGACGGTCATCACGCTCTACGATAGCGTGCTCAAGGGTGGTCCCGCGGGCTTTCTCGCAATGGGCAGCGTGCGCGGACTCAACATCTTACTCGGCACGACCGCGGCGGGAGCGTTCGCTCTCTCGACGTGGCAACTCACGATTCCGGTCGTCATCGCGCTGTATATCGCGCTCGTGACGTACATGGCCGCAAACGAGGCGACCACCACGAATCGAGGCGCGGTCGCAGGGGCGGCGGCCGGCGTCCTGCTGGCCGCTCTCGCCGTGCTCGCGGTGGTCGTGATTCGTCCTGCACTCACTCAAAGCGCCTTCGCGCTCGCGTTCGCCGGCGGCTTCCTCGCGTGGACCGGGCGCGCGCTCGGACCGGCGTATGCGAATCCCCGTCCTGGGACCGTCGGACCGGCGGTCGGAGCCTGCATTCTCGGATTGGTGATACTCGATTCGGCGTTCGCGGCGCTGGCGGGTATCGGCTGGGCGCTCGCCACGCTCGTCTTCCTCGTTCCTGCATACGGACTCTCTCACCTGTTCGACGTTTCGTAG